CGGTCGCCCAGCATCACGTCGAGGAAGGCCAGGCGCTCGACGTGGCGGCCGAGCACCACCAGGCAGACGGTGATCGGGGTGGCGAGCACCAGCCCGACCGGCCCCCACAGGAAGGTCCAGAGCGTCGCGGCCAGGATCACTGCCACCGGCGATAGGCCGGTCGAGTGGCCGTAGAGCAGGGGCTCGATCACGTGGCCGGCGATCGGCTCGACGACCGCGAAGAGGACGATCGTGGCGATCAGCATCGACCAGCCCGGATCGACCGCTGCGGCCAGCAGCAGCGGGAAGGCCATGCCGATCACCGCGCCGATATAGGGCACGAAGCGCAGGATCGCCGCGAGCACGCCCCACAGGATCGGGCTCGGCACCCCGATCAGCCACAGGCCGATCGCGATCACGATGCCGAAGGCGAGGTTGAGCCCGGCCTGGGCGAGGAAGAAGCGCGACAGGCGCGCCACCGCGTCGTCCATCGCCGCCGTGGTGGCGCGCAGGTCGCCGGAGCCGGCGAGCCGGATCGCGCGGTTGCGCAGGTCCTCGCGCTGGGCGAGGAAGAACAGGGTGAAGAGCAGGATCAGCCCGACCGTGGCGAGCGGGTGCAGCACCGGTGCCACGACGCTGCCGAGGGTCGTGAGCAGCCCGGCCTTCGGCTCGCGCACCTCGACCAGCATCGGTTTCTCGGTGTCGGCCGGACCGCGCGGCTTGGCGGGCTCCGGCGGCTGGAGGTCCTGGCTCAGGTCCTGCACCGCCTGGAACAAGCGCTCCAGGGTGGCGCCGCCGCCGGCCTGGGCGCGTAAGGAGCCGATCTTCTCGCGCATCGTCACGGTGTAGCGCGGCAGGTCCGCGGCGAGCTGCGACGCCTCGTTGGCGATCAGGAGCCCGAGCCCCCCGATTCCCGCGAAGGTCGCCAGCACCACGACCAGCACGGCGAGCGAGCGCGGCAGGCGCCGGCGCTGCAGGCCCCTCACCGCCGGCGCCAGCACGAAGCTGAGGAGCACCGCGAGCGTGATCGGCATCAGCACGTCGCGCCCGAGGGACAGGATCGCGCCGCTCGCCAGCACCAGGAGGCAGGCCGCCAGCGCCGTGAAGACCGGCATCGCGTCGCGCAGGCGGCGCGCCGTCACGGGATCGTCGATCATCGGCCTCTCTAACCCTTCATGCCGTCGCGTCGACGCGAGGGCGTCCGGCGCGTCGGCGCCGGTCTTCGTTCGGACTTCTGGAAGCACTCTCCGACGGAGCGGACGCCGGTTCGTCGCGGAAAATGCGGCAAAATCAAAGATCTAGAGCACGATCCGATCGCAACGTGACGGGGTCGTGCTCCAGTCGGCGCCGCCGGCGCTCAGGGAGCGGACGGCGTGCCGAGGGCGGCGCCGATCTGGGTCAGGAGCTTCGAGAAGTCGACGGGCTTCGGGTGGTAGTCGTCGCAGCCGGCCTGGATCACCTTCTCGCGGTCGCCCGACATGGCGTGGGCGGTGAGCGCGATGATCGGGATCCGGGCGGTCTCGGCGTCGGACTTGAGCGCGCGCGCCGCCGACCATCCGTCGAGCACCGGCAGGTTCATGTCGAGCAGGATGATGTCGGGCCGGCTGGTGCGGGCCTTCATCACGCCCTCCTCGCCGTCATGGGCGAGCACCACCTCGTAGCCCCGCCGCTTGAGCCGCCGGGAGAGGAAATCCCAGATTTCCTCATGGTCCTCGACGAGAAGGATCTTCGCCACCGCCCCCACTCCACGCTCGCGCGAGACGGCGCCGGCGGCCGGTCCGGCCGCCCGCTCGCCATCGCGCCTGTTCGACAGGCCCTCATACACGCCCGTCCCCGCTGAGGCAGGGGACGGACGCGGTCTCTCGGGCCCAACTCAAAGTGGGCAGGCCCGCCCGGATGTCACCCCTCGTGCGGCAACCCGAACGCGACGCACTCGGATTCCGCCCGCTCGAAGGCCTGGATCACGTGCTGGTAGGAGCGCCAGGTCTCGCTGGCATGGTCCAGGTCGGTGGGGCGCAGCACGAACATCAGCATCGAGCGGCCGGTGACCGCGTAGGTGTCGCCGACGGCGAACCGGGCGAGATCCTGGGTGTCGGGCAGGTTGGTGTCGAGCACCCGCATCCAGGCATCGCCCCCCACCACCTCCGGCAGGGTGAACTCCACCACGTCGTGATAGGCGTTGAAGAGCAGCATCAGGGTCGCCTCGCCCCCGCGCCGGTGAATGCCGCTCGTCTGCGCCCGGCCGTCGAGAACCACGGCGAGCGAGCGGGCGCCGCCGTCGTTCCAGT
This is a stretch of genomic DNA from Methylobacterium sp. 17Sr1-1. It encodes these proteins:
- a CDS encoding AI-2E family transporter, with the protein product MIDDPVTARRLRDAMPVFTALAACLLVLASGAILSLGRDVLMPITLAVLLSFVLAPAVRGLQRRRLPRSLAVLVVVLATFAGIGGLGLLIANEASQLAADLPRYTVTMREKIGSLRAQAGGGATLERLFQAVQDLSQDLQPPEPAKPRGPADTEKPMLVEVREPKAGLLTTLGSVVAPVLHPLATVGLILLFTLFFLAQREDLRNRAIRLAGSGDLRATTAAMDDAVARLSRFFLAQAGLNLAFGIVIAIGLWLIGVPSPILWGVLAAILRFVPYIGAVIGMAFPLLLAAAVDPGWSMLIATIVLFAVVEPIAGHVIEPLLYGHSTGLSPVAVILAATLWTFLWGPVGLVLATPITVCLVVLGRHVERLAFLDVMLGDRPALAPSEIFYQRMLAGDPLEAIDKARQVLKERALATYYDEIALGGLRLAQNDRASGALAADRQQAVGQAIESVVTTLGTLPVRKGASAVRSAETEAAVAALGPDRASTAIVRRPEELGPAWRGPAPVLVVAARGPFDAAAAGMLAQVLGHHGLNARTTSQDALNKGERPDTAGVALVCLSYIEPISTSHIRLAARLARRAIPGVRVMVAIWRERDPGGRDRLRRATSADILVTTISDALDAALALSGAGEARETRREAA
- a CDS encoding response regulator, whose protein sequence is MAKILLVEDHEEIWDFLSRRLKRRGYEVVLAHDGEEGVMKARTSRPDIILLDMNLPVLDGWSAARALKSDAETARIPIIALTAHAMSGDREKVIQAGCDDYHPKPVDFSKLLTQIGAALGTPSAP